The following proteins are co-located in the Oncorhynchus gorbuscha isolate QuinsamMale2020 ecotype Even-year linkage group LG22, OgorEven_v1.0, whole genome shotgun sequence genome:
- the LOC124010174 gene encoding regulator of G-protein signaling 21-like, whose protein sequence is MDLNALFKGRFCCFLKDPLEEAETWGESVDKLLCSKPGQAAFRQFLKSEYSEENILFWLACEDYKKIKSLPEMISSANRIYSEFVECEAPRQINIDCGTRENITKNISQPSLTSFDAAQKLIYSLMARDCYPRFLKSDIYQDLLRRADAR, encoded by the exons ATGGATCTCAACGCTCTTTTCAAGGGTAGATTTTGTTGCTTTCTCAAGGACCCACTTGAAGAGGCTGAGACTTGGGGAGAGTCTGTGGACAAACTCCTGTGTAGTAAAC CTGGGCAGGCAGCTTTCCGACAATTCCTGAAGTCAGAGTATAGTGAGGAGAATATCCTGTTTTGGCTGGCCTGTGAGGACTACAAGAAGATCAAGTCTCTTCCAGAGATGATCTCCTCTGCTAACAGGATCTACTCTGAGTTTGTGGAATGTGAAGCACCCAGACAG ATCAACATTGATTGTGGGACCAGAGAAAATATCACCAAGAACATCTCCCAGCCGAGCCTGACGTCCTTTGACGCGGCACAGAAGCTGATCTACAGTCTGATGGCCAGGGATTGTTACCCACGATTCCTCAAGTCAGACATCTACCAGGATTTGCTTAGGAGAGCAGATGCAAGGTGA